A region from the Streptomyces lydicus genome encodes:
- a CDS encoding AMP-binding protein, translating into MSTTARTFRTYVEENLDVLSADPGREVLVHEGRRVTAGEFRSLVHRMARALCARGVGRGATVTLLSGNLPEIIAVRYAANLVGARVNYLYNKLSAESQAAIVRDVETRALIVDPRYAERAAEVTALAPVPEVLVLGPAKVGTDLLELAAGQSDEPFASRAKPDDVCTIRHTGGTTGHPKGICTTFEQARWFHGVLQQPETERRQLVCSTLAHAAGLMADSTLHAGGAVVLLDDFDPSAALAAIERERITDVFLMPPMLYQLMDHPDARHTDTSSLRMLTYGGCQASPARIADAVKAFGPVLMQGYGQNEAGGISVLTQEDHDPQRPERLRSAGKVLPDVEVAVRDESGRDLPTGEHGEICVRSDMIMKGYWKQPELTAEVLRDGWLHTGDIGFLDDEGYLTIVDRIKDMIVVVGGHVYTTELEDLLNSHPQVLQSAVFGVRDADRMERVHATVVRAPGSSVDAQQLREMVCAERGAMYEPAHVTFVEALPLTDAGKPDKKELRRRAEQEAGTAG; encoded by the coding sequence ATGTCCACCACCGCCCGCACATTCCGTACCTATGTAGAGGAGAACCTCGATGTCCTTAGCGCCGACCCGGGGCGCGAAGTCCTGGTACACGAAGGCCGCCGCGTCACCGCAGGCGAGTTCCGCTCACTGGTCCACCGCATGGCACGGGCACTGTGCGCCCGGGGCGTCGGCCGCGGTGCGACCGTCACGCTCCTGAGCGGCAACCTCCCGGAGATCATCGCAGTCCGTTACGCCGCCAACCTGGTCGGCGCCCGGGTCAACTACCTCTACAACAAGCTGTCCGCCGAGTCCCAGGCCGCCATCGTCCGCGATGTCGAGACCCGCGCCCTGATCGTCGACCCGCGCTATGCCGAACGGGCCGCCGAGGTCACCGCGTTGGCGCCGGTTCCGGAGGTGCTCGTCCTCGGCCCCGCCAAGGTGGGCACGGACCTGTTGGAACTGGCGGCCGGTCAGTCCGACGAGCCGTTCGCGAGCCGGGCCAAGCCCGACGACGTCTGCACCATCCGCCACACCGGCGGCACCACCGGCCACCCGAAGGGCATCTGCACCACCTTCGAGCAGGCACGCTGGTTCCACGGGGTGCTCCAGCAGCCGGAGACCGAGCGACGTCAGCTGGTGTGCTCCACCCTCGCGCACGCGGCGGGCCTGATGGCCGACAGCACGCTGCACGCGGGGGGCGCGGTCGTGCTGCTCGACGACTTCGACCCGAGCGCCGCGCTCGCCGCCATCGAACGCGAGCGCATCACCGATGTCTTCCTGATGCCGCCGATGCTCTACCAGCTGATGGACCACCCGGACGCCCGGCACACCGACACCTCCAGCCTGCGGATGCTGACCTACGGCGGCTGCCAGGCGTCCCCGGCCCGGATAGCCGACGCGGTAAAGGCGTTCGGCCCGGTACTGATGCAGGGCTACGGGCAGAACGAGGCCGGCGGCATCAGCGTGCTCACCCAGGAGGACCACGACCCGCAGCGCCCCGAGCGGCTGCGGTCGGCGGGGAAGGTGCTGCCCGATGTCGAGGTGGCGGTCCGCGACGAATCGGGCCGCGATCTGCCGACCGGTGAACACGGCGAGATCTGCGTCCGCTCCGACATGATCATGAAGGGGTACTGGAAGCAGCCCGAGCTGACCGCCGAGGTCCTGCGGGACGGCTGGCTGCACACCGGGGACATCGGATTCCTCGACGACGAGGGGTACTTGACGATCGTCGACCGGATCAAGGACATGATCGTCGTGGTCGGCGGCCATGTGTACACCACGGAGCTGGAGGACCTGCTGAACTCGCACCCGCAGGTACTGCAGAGTGCCGTGTTCGGCGTCCGCGACGCCGACCGCATGGAGCGGGTGCACGCGACGGTGGTGCGGGCGCCCGGCAGCAGCGTCGATGCGCAGCAGCTGCGCGAGATGGTCTGCGCGGAGCGCGGGGCGATGTACGAACCGGCGCACGTCACCTTCGTCGAGGCGCTGCCGCTGACCGATGCCGGGAAGCCCGACAAGAAGGAGCTGCGACGGCGGGCCGAGCAGGAGGCCGGCACCGCGGGCTGA
- a CDS encoding SpoIIE family protein phosphatase: MGATDAFPEGAARVGATPGQPGGLLDVLGVAAVMLDADGRITLWSPQAEQLFGWSAKEALGRPAAQLLVGPEHIDLVLGLFSQVMAGGESWAGVFPVQHKDGSTRLVEFRNMRLLDERGESYALGIATDQAVLRRVERDLALSVRLVAQSPIGLAVLDTALRFVMVNPALERINDLPADQHLGRDVREALSFLDTGTIVSRMREVLDTGTPLLDQFTVGRTAADPHADRAWSVSYYRLEDPHGRVLGLATSVVDVTEQHRAATEAARARRRLAVIADASATVGTTLDVDQTAHELADVIVPELADLAAVDVLDAVLDGRRPTSLSRGGPARFRALAVATAYSTEAVRAADPTGQIASYEADRLITRCVTEARPVRIPHVGPDDLPHIAPDQQGAALLGRAGLHSYLAVPLIARGEVLGALSLYRVRNPEPFDEDDAVLAVELAARAAVCIDNARSYQSERRTALTLQRHLMNHRPPQPTAMEIAYRYQPAQAASEVGGDWFDAIPVTGDKTALVVGDVMGSGINAAATMGQLRTTTRALADLDLDPAEVLRHLDHIAGGLDPAFATCLYAVYDPHRALCRIAVAGHLPPIVVRPDRPPELLDLPTGAPLGVGGVPFEQTTVPLRDGDLLVLYTDGLIETRDQPIDARLDTLLELLARPEGDLEGLCDRLLAALRDEHDHDDVALLIARVHALGD; the protein is encoded by the coding sequence ATGGGTGCGACCGACGCGTTCCCCGAGGGTGCCGCCCGGGTCGGGGCCACGCCGGGGCAGCCCGGCGGCCTGCTGGATGTGCTGGGCGTGGCCGCCGTGATGCTGGATGCGGACGGGCGGATCACCCTGTGGAGCCCCCAGGCCGAGCAGCTCTTCGGCTGGAGCGCGAAGGAAGCGCTCGGCCGGCCCGCGGCGCAGCTGCTGGTCGGCCCGGAGCACATCGATCTGGTCCTGGGCCTCTTCTCCCAGGTCATGGCGGGCGGCGAAAGCTGGGCGGGGGTCTTCCCGGTCCAGCACAAGGACGGCAGTACCCGGCTCGTCGAGTTCCGCAATATGCGGCTGCTGGACGAGCGCGGTGAGTCCTACGCCCTGGGCATCGCCACCGACCAGGCCGTGCTGCGGCGGGTCGAGCGGGATCTGGCGCTGTCCGTACGCCTCGTCGCCCAGTCACCGATCGGTCTGGCGGTCCTGGACACCGCGCTGCGCTTCGTGATGGTCAATCCGGCGCTGGAGCGCATCAACGACCTGCCCGCCGACCAGCACCTCGGCCGCGATGTCCGAGAAGCCCTGTCCTTTCTGGACACCGGCACCATCGTGTCCCGGATGCGCGAGGTGCTCGACACCGGAACCCCGCTGCTCGACCAGTTCACCGTCGGCCGCACCGCCGCCGACCCCCACGCCGACCGGGCCTGGTCGGTGTCGTACTACCGGCTGGAGGACCCGCACGGCCGGGTGCTGGGGCTGGCCACCTCGGTCGTGGACGTCACCGAGCAGCACCGCGCCGCCACCGAGGCCGCTCGTGCCCGCAGGCGGCTGGCCGTCATCGCCGACGCCTCCGCCACCGTCGGTACCACCCTCGACGTCGACCAGACCGCCCACGAACTGGCCGACGTCATTGTGCCCGAGCTGGCGGACCTGGCCGCGGTCGATGTCCTCGACGCCGTGCTCGACGGCCGGCGCCCGACCTCGCTCTCCCGTGGCGGCCCGGCCCGTTTCCGGGCGCTCGCCGTGGCCACGGCCTACTCCACCGAGGCGGTCCGCGCCGCCGACCCCACCGGCCAGATAGCGTCCTATGAAGCCGACCGGCTGATCACCCGCTGTGTGACCGAAGCCCGTCCGGTGCGCATTCCCCACGTCGGCCCGGACGACCTGCCGCACATCGCACCGGACCAGCAGGGCGCCGCACTCCTGGGAAGGGCCGGACTGCACTCCTACCTGGCCGTACCGCTCATCGCCCGCGGCGAGGTCCTGGGCGCGCTGTCGCTGTACCGCGTCCGCAACCCGGAGCCCTTCGACGAGGACGACGCGGTGCTCGCGGTGGAGCTGGCCGCTCGCGCCGCGGTCTGCATCGACAACGCCCGCTCGTACCAGAGCGAACGCCGCACCGCGCTCACCCTCCAGCGCCATCTGATGAACCACCGGCCGCCGCAGCCCACGGCCATGGAGATCGCCTACCGCTACCAGCCGGCCCAGGCGGCCAGTGAGGTCGGCGGTGACTGGTTCGACGCCATCCCGGTGACCGGCGACAAGACCGCGCTGGTGGTCGGCGATGTGATGGGCAGCGGCATCAACGCCGCTGCCACCATGGGCCAGTTGCGCACCACCACCCGTGCGCTGGCCGACCTCGACCTCGACCCGGCCGAGGTGCTCCGCCACCTCGATCACATCGCCGGCGGTCTGGATCCGGCCTTCGCCACCTGCCTGTACGCCGTCTACGACCCCCACCGCGCCCTGTGCCGGATCGCCGTCGCCGGGCATCTGCCCCCCATCGTGGTGCGCCCGGACCGGCCGCCCGAGCTGCTGGATCTGCCCACCGGTGCGCCGCTCGGCGTCGGCGGCGTCCCCTTCGAGCAGACCACGGTTCCGCTCCGCGACGGCGACCTGCTGGTGCTCTACACCGACGGGCTGATCGAAACCCGGGACCAGCCCATAGACGCGCGGCTGGACACCCTCCTGGAGCTGCTGGCCCGGCCCGAAGGGGATCTGGAGGGCCTGTGCGACCGTCTCCTCGCCGCACTGCGCGACGAGCACGACCACGACGATGTCGCGCTGCTCATCGCCCGGGTCCACGCGCTCGGGGACTGA